Proteins from a single region of Thermoplasmata archaeon:
- a CDS encoding adenylate kinase family protein — protein sequence MLVALTGTPGTGKTSIAELLAARGYYVLYLDRLAAERNLLTGVDEARGAREVDVEALDREIRVPVKLGFLVAHYAHRMSVDLAIVLRCHPRVLAERLQSRGWPEAKVRENVEAEAIDVIVQEAVERLPFVYEVDTTRATPAESAEAVLGILQGRVAGHEPGSVDWSDEVLSWY from the coding sequence GTGCTCGTCGCGCTCACGGGGACGCCGGGGACTGGCAAGACCTCCATCGCGGAGCTCCTCGCCGCACGCGGTTACTACGTCCTCTACCTCGACCGGCTCGCGGCGGAACGGAACCTCCTGACGGGCGTGGACGAGGCCCGCGGGGCCCGCGAGGTCGATGTCGAGGCGCTCGACCGGGAGATCCGCGTGCCCGTGAAACTCGGGTTCCTCGTCGCGCACTACGCGCACCGGATGAGCGTTGACCTCGCGATCGTCCTGCGGTGTCATCCGCGCGTCCTCGCCGAACGACTGCAGTCGCGAGGGTGGCCGGAAGCGAAAGTCCGCGAGAACGTCGAGGCGGAGGCGATCGACGTCATCGTGCAAGAGGCCGTCGAACGCCTGCCCTTCGTCTACGAGGTCGACACGACCCGCGCGACGCCGGCGGAGTCCGCGGAGGCCGTCCTCGGGATCCTGCAAGGCCGGGTCGCGGGCCACGAACCCGGTTCAGTCGACTGGAGCGACGAGGTGCTCTCGTGGTACTAG